Proteins encoded in a region of the Ziziphus jujuba cultivar Dongzao chromosome 3, ASM3175591v1 genome:
- the LOC107423531 gene encoding uncharacterized mitochondrial protein AtMg00810-like has protein sequence MEGAKSCVSLMMANKPLSLKHGDILANPELYRSTVGALQYLTITRPDISFAVNKLSQFVRAPTLAHWESCKRLLRYLNDTICHGLKIQASSKLCVHAFAYSDWASDKDDRRLTSGYSIFLGLNLISWCSKKQAVVAKSSIEAEYRSIAHVTIELCWLRNLASKLTL, from the coding sequence atggaGGGTGCCAAGAGTTGCGTATCCCTTATGATGGCTAACAAACCATTATCTCTGAAGCATGGTGATATTTTGGCCAATCCTGAGCTTTACAGAAGTACTGTTGGTGCTCTACAGTACCTCACTATAACACGACCAGACATTTCTTTTGCAGTAAACAAGTTGAGTCAATTTGTTAGAGCACCAACATTAGCACATTGGGAAAGCTGCAAAAGATTGCTAAGATATTTGAATGATACAATTTGTCATGGTTTAAAGATCCAAGCTTCATCAAAATTATGCGTTCACGCCTTTGCATATTCGGATTGGGCCAGTGATAAAGATGACAGGAGGTTAACCAGTGGCTATTCAATTTTTCTGGGTTTAAATCTCATTTCTTGGTGCTCAAAAAAGCAAGCTGTTGTGGCTAAATCTAGTATAGAAGCAGAGTATCGATCTATTGCTCATGTTACTATAGAATTATGCTGGTTGAGAAATCTAGCCTCTAAGTTGACGTTATAA